In Maridesulfovibrio sp., a single genomic region encodes these proteins:
- a CDS encoding diguanylate cyclase domain-containing protein, giving the protein MDDKSKILIVDDERLNLNILSDLLRPDYKVVLAKNGAQAMDRINHEPPPDLILLDVLMPDIDGYEVMRRIKESEQTKNIPVIFITALNSKQDEARGLERGAVDYIRKPFHPPIVKARIKNHLTIARQRKLLEGLANLDGLTEMPNRRSFEMALEKEWRRCQRAGEVLSLVMLDVDCFKQYNDNYGHTSGDDVLRKVARVLLKEAKRPADIAARYGGEEFVIMLPETNAAGGRYISERIRSMIEALDIPHEHSSVNRVLTTSLGGVTLLPSSASDPQDLTVAADSMLYEAKHRGRNQVCWTDLTL; this is encoded by the coding sequence ATGGATGATAAATCGAAAATCCTGATTGTGGACGATGAACGGCTGAATCTGAATATTCTTTCCGACCTGCTGAGGCCGGATTACAAGGTTGTTCTTGCCAAAAACGGCGCTCAGGCAATGGACCGCATTAATCATGAACCTCCTCCGGACCTGATTCTGCTGGATGTGCTTATGCCCGACATTGACGGGTACGAAGTCATGCGCAGGATCAAGGAAAGCGAACAGACCAAAAACATACCGGTCATATTCATTACCGCCCTGAATTCAAAACAGGACGAAGCCCGAGGTCTGGAAAGAGGCGCAGTGGACTATATCCGCAAACCGTTCCATCCCCCCATCGTCAAGGCCAGAATAAAAAATCACCTGACCATAGCGCGGCAGAGAAAGCTGCTGGAAGGACTGGCCAATCTGGACGGTTTGACGGAAATGCCCAACCGCAGAAGCTTTGAGATGGCCCTTGAAAAGGAATGGCGGCGCTGCCAGAGAGCGGGCGAAGTTCTTTCGCTGGTCATGCTGGATGTCGACTGCTTCAAGCAGTATAATGACAACTACGGGCACACCTCCGGAGACGATGTCCTCAGAAAGGTCGCCCGTGTCCTGCTCAAGGAGGCCAAAAGGCCGGCCGATATAGCCGCCCGTTACGGAGGAGAGGAGTTCGTCATAATGCTGCCGGAAACCAATGCGGCGGGGGGAAGGTATATCTCAGAAAGGATACGCAGCATGATAGAGGCTCTGGATATCCCCCATGAGCACTCATCCGTAAACAGGGTGCTGACTACCAGTCTCGGAGGAGTTACCCTGCTTCCGTCAAGCGCTTCCGACCCTCAGGACCTTACGGTCGCCGCCGACTCCATGCTCTATGAAGCCAAACACAGAGGCCGGAATCAGGTCTGCTGGACAGACCTCACACTTTAG
- a CDS encoding sigma 54-interacting transcriptional regulator has product MVESKKFKLLFKDRIGIVFDITRLMLEHELNIICMEVEQKDGFAQISVELDNSENNIETTQMLSLFSTLPGIESQSRLKRLPQEKREKWIRILFDGMSEGIISVNSKGLINTANSVACRILDLPYEGIVNTHISEISPKNNILMECMEKRVPVSRRKSAVTSTGRVEFYGSAKPIHDSQGDFVGAVLLMKDLKEVKAMVDAVMAPIEISFDDFIGNSPAILNLITFAKKIAELDTIVSITGESGTGKELFARAIHYESGRSGPFIPINCAALPEQLIESELFGYIDGAFTGAKKKGKPGLFEAARNGTIFLDEIGDMPPGPQAKILRVLQDGFVRRIGGVEEIPVNARVITATNKKLNEMVETGDFREDLFYRINVLTIQIPPLRERLTDIPLMAKTFLYQFNRKLQKKEQTISREAFKKLAAYSWPGNVRELQNVIERAAIISDSSQISAESIHLNTQPLCCGKVCRTSTPANEDLSNDESSLKNRVADYEVKILLEALNSTPSIRKAATLLDISHTALLKKIEKHQLRNESKVSPWEAPVTAEEDFH; this is encoded by the coding sequence ATGGTTGAAAGCAAAAAATTCAAACTTCTCTTCAAGGATCGGATTGGAATTGTTTTTGATATAACCAGACTCATGCTGGAGCATGAACTGAACATCATCTGTATGGAGGTGGAGCAAAAAGACGGATTTGCGCAGATATCTGTCGAACTGGACAACAGCGAAAACAACATAGAGACCACTCAAATGCTCAGCCTGTTTTCCACCCTGCCGGGAATTGAAAGCCAGTCCAGACTCAAAAGACTTCCCCAGGAAAAACGGGAAAAATGGATCAGAATTCTGTTTGACGGGATGAGCGAAGGAATCATTTCCGTTAATTCAAAGGGACTTATAAACACCGCTAACAGCGTCGCCTGCCGAATCCTCGACCTGCCATATGAGGGCATAGTAAATACACACATCAGTGAAATTTCTCCGAAGAACAACATCCTGATGGAATGCATGGAAAAAAGAGTTCCGGTAAGCAGAAGGAAATCCGCTGTAACCAGCACCGGAAGAGTGGAATTCTACGGATCAGCCAAGCCTATTCATGACTCACAGGGAGATTTTGTCGGCGCGGTACTGCTGATGAAAGACCTGAAGGAAGTAAAAGCCATGGTCGATGCGGTCATGGCACCTATTGAAATAAGTTTTGATGACTTCATAGGCAACAGCCCGGCAATCCTGAACCTGATCACCTTTGCCAAGAAAATTGCAGAACTTGATACAATAGTCTCAATTACAGGAGAAAGCGGCACCGGCAAGGAACTGTTCGCCAGGGCCATTCACTACGAAAGCGGAAGAAGCGGACCCTTCATTCCCATCAACTGCGCAGCTCTCCCTGAGCAGTTGATAGAAAGCGAATTATTCGGATATATCGACGGTGCGTTTACCGGAGCCAAAAAAAAGGGCAAACCGGGCCTGTTTGAGGCCGCCCGGAACGGGACTATTTTTCTTGATGAAATTGGAGATATGCCCCCGGGACCGCAGGCCAAAATCCTGCGGGTCCTGCAGGACGGCTTTGTTCGCCGCATCGGCGGAGTCGAGGAGATACCGGTCAATGCGCGCGTAATTACCGCTACAAACAAAAAGCTCAACGAGATGGTGGAAACCGGTGATTTCCGGGAAGACCTGTTTTACCGCATCAACGTGCTGACCATACAGATTCCGCCCTTGAGAGAAAGGCTCACCGACATACCGCTGATGGCAAAAACGTTTCTTTACCAGTTCAACCGGAAACTGCAGAAAAAGGAACAGACAATCAGCAGGGAAGCGTTCAAGAAACTGGCCGCATACAGCTGGCCAGGCAATGTGCGGGAACTGCAGAATGTAATTGAACGGGCCGCTATAATCAGTGATTCCAGCCAGATATCAGCCGAATCCATCCACCTGAATACACAGCCGCTGTGCTGCGGGAAGGTGTGTCGTACATCGACCCCGGCAAACGAGGATTTATCAAATGATGAATCATCGTTGAAAAACAGGGTTGCAGATTATGAGGTAAAAATCCTGCTAGAAGCGCTCAATTCCACTCCCAGCATCCGCAAGGCTGCAACATTGCTAGACATATCGCACACTGCTCTGCTCAAAAAAATTGAAAAACATCAATTGCGTAATGAAAGCAAGGTATCCCCGTGGGAGGCCCCAGTCACAGCGGAAGAGGATTTTCACTAG
- a CDS encoding glutamate synthase, which yields MCRLFALTSRDPISPMLAVNALNVMKEGHDGSGVGLCLRGLGGRFEEELGGCPILSGIFTEAGLRRLEQYTMDHGFKSQYSILYNPETEPPAGTPVRGTYAAIAYKVPKGWASLTPAQQGRKLVEMRLELRKMGEEDGDIMVFSFWPDTIIVKEVGDPLEIGEYLQLDANPNIYARRILAQGRQNTNYAINLYACHPFFIEGVASMTNGENTAFTPIREYLQSRNVTGYSGYQSDSEVFTHIAHFTTKRLGLDISAYKHVITPLMDHEMADHPDREFLATIKRSCRKLIIDGPNCIIGTLDDGSMFMVQDRKKLRPGIVGGKDGIYAFSSEVCGLDAAIPDRDRSKDFQPMHLDTVIVGPDCKEIITCSQKDQLPRQL from the coding sequence ATGTGCCGTTTATTTGCGCTTACAAGTCGCGATCCGATTTCACCCATGCTTGCGGTCAATGCTCTTAATGTAATGAAAGAAGGGCATGACGGCTCCGGCGTGGGGCTCTGTCTAAGAGGACTGGGCGGTCGTTTTGAGGAGGAACTGGGAGGTTGCCCGATCCTGTCCGGTATTTTTACGGAAGCAGGGCTGCGCAGGCTGGAACAGTACACCATGGACCACGGGTTCAAGTCCCAGTACAGCATTCTTTATAATCCGGAAACCGAGCCGCCTGCAGGAACTCCCGTTCGCGGAACATACGCGGCTATTGCCTACAAGGTGCCCAAGGGGTGGGCTTCGCTGACTCCTGCACAGCAGGGACGAAAGCTTGTTGAGATGCGCCTTGAACTGCGCAAAATGGGTGAAGAAGACGGGGACATCATGGTCTTCTCCTTCTGGCCGGATACTATCATTGTCAAGGAAGTAGGCGATCCGCTTGAGATAGGCGAATATCTGCAGCTGGACGCCAACCCCAATATTTATGCCCGGCGCATTCTGGCCCAGGGCAGGCAGAATACCAACTATGCCATCAACCTTTATGCCTGCCACCCCTTCTTCATAGAAGGCGTCGCATCCATGACCAACGGTGAAAACACCGCCTTTACGCCTATCAGAGAGTACCTGCAGTCCCGCAATGTGACCGGTTACAGCGGTTACCAGTCCGACTCCGAGGTTTTCACTCATATCGCACATTTCACCACCAAGCGGCTGGGGCTTGATATCAGTGCCTACAAGCACGTGATCACCCCGCTCATGGATCATGAAATGGCCGACCACCCGGACCGTGAGTTTCTGGCAACAATCAAGAGGTCCTGTCGCAAGCTGATCATTGACGGCCCCAACTGTATCATCGGAACGCTTGATGACGGTTCCATGTTCATGGTTCAGGATCGCAAGAAGCTTCGCCCCGGAATAGTCGGCGGAAAAGACGGAATCTACGCATTCTCGTCTGAAGTGTGCGGGCTCGATGCCGCCATACCGGATCGTGACAGATCCAAGGACTTCCAGCCCATGCATCTTGATACAGTAATCGTCGGACCCGACTGCAAGGAGATAATCACATGCTCACAGAAAGACCAATTACCCCGTCAACTTTAA
- a CDS encoding glutamate synthase-related protein encodes MLTERPITPSTLSVKDLNWQIKWDRNLCTQCGRCTSVCPVNAIELGVFRKREIKTPASLRTKAENEYSIFYGIRQKTDPAYACIGCSMCNMVCPNNAIAPTREEFSTTQKFHIDRGGNPRTRGGRRNSGESLLDQIKFIRISMLTDPALDAGRHEFRLNTLLGRVQSPEESLKTYQEHGWKPPVREIYPLVIGGMSFGALSPNMWEGLQMGVAYLNEELNMPVRISTGEGGCPPRLLRSRFLKYVILQIASGYFGWDEIIHAIPEMKVDPCAIEIKYGQGAKPGDGGLLMWYKVNKLIAAIRGVPERVSLPSPPTHQTQYSIEESVAKMIQSMSMAWGFRVPVYPKISATSTSMAVLNNLTRNPYAAGLAIDGEDGGTGAAYNVSMNHMGHPIASNLRDCYNALVATGKQNELPLIAGGGIGKSGNLAANAAALIMLGASAVQVGKYVMQAAAGCLGSEKDRCNVCNIGVCPKGITSQDPRLYRRLDPEKVAERVVDFYLSFNTELKKIIAPLGRSTSLPIGMSDALGISDRDAAERLGIKYVV; translated from the coding sequence ATGCTCACAGAAAGACCAATTACCCCGTCAACTTTAAGCGTCAAAGACCTTAACTGGCAGATAAAGTGGGACAGGAATCTCTGTACCCAGTGCGGTCGCTGCACCTCTGTCTGCCCGGTTAACGCCATTGAGCTCGGCGTATTCCGCAAGCGCGAGATCAAGACTCCCGCCAGCCTGCGCACCAAGGCCGAAAACGAATATTCAATTTTTTACGGCATCCGTCAGAAGACCGACCCCGCATATGCCTGCATCGGCTGCTCCATGTGCAACATGGTCTGTCCCAATAATGCCATTGCCCCCACTCGTGAGGAATTTTCCACCACGCAGAAATTCCACATAGACCGGGGCGGCAATCCCAGAACAAGAGGCGGACGCCGCAATTCCGGCGAATCCCTGCTGGACCAGATCAAATTCATCCGCATCTCCATGCTGACTGACCCCGCACTGGACGCAGGGCGCCATGAATTCCGGCTGAACACCCTGCTCGGACGCGTCCAGTCTCCCGAAGAGAGCCTGAAGACCTATCAGGAGCACGGCTGGAAACCTCCGGTGCGTGAGATTTATCCTCTGGTAATCGGCGGCATGTCCTTCGGCGCGCTTTCCCCCAATATGTGGGAAGGGCTGCAGATGGGTGTTGCCTACCTCAACGAGGAACTGAACATGCCGGTGCGGATAAGCACGGGTGAGGGCGGCTGTCCTCCCAGACTGCTTCGGTCCAGATTCCTGAAGTACGTAATTCTTCAGATCGCTTCCGGTTATTTCGGTTGGGATGAAATCATCCACGCCATTCCCGAAATGAAAGTCGATCCCTGCGCCATTGAGATCAAATACGGTCAGGGAGCCAAGCCCGGAGACGGCGGACTGCTCATGTGGTACAAGGTCAACAAGCTCATCGCAGCCATCCGAGGCGTACCCGAACGCGTAAGTCTGCCGAGCCCTCCGACTCACCAGACTCAGTATTCTATCGAGGAATCCGTTGCCAAGATGATCCAGTCCATGAGCATGGCCTGGGGATTCAGGGTTCCGGTTTATCCCAAGATTTCCGCAACCTCCACTTCCATGGCGGTTCTGAACAACCTGACCCGCAACCCCTATGCCGCAGGTCTTGCCATTGACGGTGAGGACGGCGGAACCGGGGCTGCATACAATGTTTCCATGAACCACATGGGACACCCCATCGCCAGCAACCTCCGCGACTGCTACAATGCACTCGTTGCAACCGGCAAGCAGAACGAACTGCCGCTCATTGCCGGCGGCGGTATAGGCAAGTCCGGAAACCTTGCGGCCAACGCCGCCGCTCTGATCATGCTCGGCGCAAGTGCCGTTCAGGTCGGAAAATACGTTATGCAGGCCGCCGCAGGCTGCCTCGGTTCCGAAAAGGATCGCTGCAACGTATGTAATATCGGCGTGTGCCCCAAAGGTATCACCTCTCAGGATCCGAGGCTTTATCGCCGTCTGGACCCCGAAAAGGTAGCCGAACGGGTTGTTGACTTCTATCTGAGCTTTAACACTGAACTCAAGAAAATCATCGCCCCTCTGGGCCGCTCCACCTCACTGCCTATCGGCATGTCGGACGCGCTTGGTATCAGTGACCGTGATGCTGCTGAAAGACTCGGCATCAAGTACGTGGTTTAA
- a CDS encoding GrpB family protein: MAKETLEQKIKRVTGESVEISEYDPVWQDRFAAEEKHLRQCLPAELIIRIEHFGSTSVSGLAAKPIVDMVIEVTDEDRARQLVPEILEPQGYDCFWRPRGKRNEPPYFTWCIKRNNQGIRTHHLHFGRPGFKDAELQFRDILRSRPDVAADYAALKIRLSREYGNDRINYTDAKGEFIQRTLESC, from the coding sequence ATGGCAAAGGAGACTCTGGAGCAGAAAATTAAACGGGTTACGGGCGAGTCAGTTGAAATCTCCGAGTATGACCCTGTCTGGCAGGATCGTTTTGCTGCTGAAGAAAAGCATCTTCGCCAATGTCTGCCGGCCGAACTGATAATCCGTATTGAACATTTCGGGTCGACATCCGTTTCAGGACTGGCAGCAAAACCGATTGTGGATATGGTTATTGAGGTTACAGACGAAGACAGAGCCCGCCAGCTTGTCCCGGAAATACTTGAACCTCAGGGATACGACTGTTTCTGGCGGCCCAGGGGCAAGAGGAACGAACCTCCGTATTTTACATGGTGCATCAAGAGAAATAATCAGGGGATTCGCACGCATCATCTCCACTTCGGCAGGCCGGGTTTCAAGGACGCGGAACTGCAGTTTCGGGATATCCTGAGAAGCCGCCCCGATGTGGCCGCAGATTATGCTGCATTGAAAATAAGGTTGAGCAGGGAATACGGAAACGACCGCATAAACTATACTGATGCCAAGGGTGAATTCATTCAGCGCACACTGGAATCATGCTGA
- the ald gene encoding alanine dehydrogenase — MKVGILKEIKSEENRVAMTPSGVEIMISNGHDVMVETAAGVGSGFSDDDYVAAGAKIIATPAEIYGDCEMVMHVKEPQPSEYDMVREGQIVFTYFHFAPDEPLTRAFIKNKSIAIAYETVKGCAGDLPLLTPMSEVAGRMSIQEAAKYLERYFGGRGLLMGGVTGVAPANVVVIGGGVVGTNAALMACGLGAKVYLLDMNLERLRYLSEVMPKNCFPMMSSPALLRELVLDADVVIGAVLVAGAKAPKLVTKDMLKSMKDGAVIVDVAIDQGGCFETSKPTTHGDPVFEIDGVIHYCVANMPGAVPVTSTMALTNATLPYALEIANKGWKKAAIENNAIKTGLNIVNGKVTYKGVAEAFNLDYVPVDNVL; from the coding sequence ATGAAAGTCGGAATCCTGAAAGAAATCAAATCTGAAGAAAACAGAGTTGCCATGACCCCTTCCGGTGTCGAAATCATGATTTCCAACGGTCATGATGTAATGGTGGAAACTGCAGCCGGGGTGGGCAGTGGATTTTCTGACGACGACTATGTAGCAGCCGGGGCCAAGATCATCGCAACCCCCGCGGAAATCTACGGCGACTGTGAAATGGTCATGCACGTCAAGGAACCGCAGCCTTCCGAATACGACATGGTACGCGAAGGACAGATTGTTTTCACATATTTCCATTTTGCCCCGGACGAACCGCTGACCCGTGCATTCATCAAAAACAAATCAATCGCAATTGCATACGAAACCGTTAAAGGATGTGCCGGAGATCTTCCCCTGCTCACTCCCATGAGTGAAGTTGCCGGACGCATGTCCATTCAGGAAGCAGCAAAATACCTTGAACGCTACTTCGGCGGAAGAGGACTTCTCATGGGCGGCGTTACCGGTGTAGCTCCTGCCAACGTGGTAGTGATAGGCGGCGGTGTTGTAGGCACAAACGCAGCACTCATGGCCTGCGGACTCGGCGCAAAAGTTTATCTGCTCGACATGAACCTTGAAAGACTGCGCTACCTTTCCGAAGTGATGCCCAAGAACTGTTTCCCCATGATGAGCAGCCCCGCACTGCTCAGAGAACTTGTTCTTGATGCTGACGTAGTTATCGGTGCTGTTCTCGTGGCCGGAGCCAAGGCACCGAAACTCGTTACCAAAGACATGCTCAAATCCATGAAAGACGGAGCTGTAATCGTCGACGTTGCAATCGACCAGGGCGGATGTTTCGAAACTTCCAAACCCACCACACACGGTGATCCCGTCTTCGAAATCGACGGTGTAATCCACTACTGCGTTGCAAACATGCCCGGTGCCGTTCCTGTAACCTCTACCATGGCTCTGACCAATGCAACCCTCCCATATGCCCTCGAAATTGCGAACAAGGGATGGAAGAAAGCCGCTATTGAGAATAACGCAATCAAAACCGGTTTGAATATCGTAAATGGCAAAGTTACCTACAAGGGGGTTGCAGAAGCCTTCAACCTTGACTATGTCCCGGTAGACAACGTCCTGTAA
- a CDS encoding FAD-dependent oxidoreductase codes for MATEKICISGLEEGVRVESRILEERIQKAVADGARRLEINALGQHGIGGRLWISKEEPIEIDVIGTSGQRLGSKGFPGTTITVHGSASEDVGWLNAGAEIIVLGNASNGACNAMAQGKVLVAGNLGARGMTMTKTNPRFDQPELWVLGSVGDYFAEFMAGGTAVVCGYEAQNPANVLGFRPCVGMVGGRIFVRGPHGEFSTADSILEPISDADWEWLTTNLKENLARIGRPEVYDAITERKEWQLIRAKTPFEKTGRKRRSMADFRSQVWDEELGRGGLIGDLTDLDRSPIPLITTGELRRFVPVWENRKYQAPCQSSCPTGMPVQKRWQMVRDGLVDEAVDLALAYTPFPATVCGYLCPNLCMTGCTRGVKDMLSVDITKLGRAGVKSPVPELPPLSGKKVAVIGGGAAGISVAWQIRRKGHEAVVYDMAEKLGGKISSAIPSSRIPKEVLDAELDRVAKVIPHVHLQKKLTADDFAELRENNDAVVLAIGAQKPRIIPLPGHERIVPALDFLKGAMKGTAKVGERVVIIGAGNVGCDVATECSRLGAKDILLIDIQEPASFGKERKEAEEAGAKFRYPCFTQEITAEGVVLKSGEVLPADTVIMSIGDTPDIDFLPDTIALDRGHIVVNEDYQTTEPGVYAIGDAVRPGLLTHAIGHGRHAAETMDEIFTGKRPPAEPKEVIDYQRMTLEYFDPRLTEFKDVQECAQECSSCGSCRDCGLCETVCPQAAISRKALEGKDFEMACNPDKCIGCGFCANVCPCGIWNLVENSPMG; via the coding sequence ATGGCAACAGAAAAAATATGCATAAGCGGCCTTGAAGAAGGCGTCCGTGTTGAATCCCGCATCCTTGAGGAACGGATTCAGAAAGCGGTTGCCGACGGGGCTCGCAGGCTTGAGATAAACGCCCTCGGCCAACACGGCATCGGCGGAAGGTTATGGATTTCAAAAGAGGAACCAATTGAGATAGATGTCATCGGGACTTCCGGGCAGCGTCTGGGTTCCAAGGGCTTTCCCGGCACCACCATCACCGTCCACGGTTCGGCTTCCGAAGACGTGGGCTGGCTTAACGCCGGAGCCGAGATTATTGTACTCGGCAACGCATCTAACGGTGCCTGCAACGCCATGGCTCAGGGAAAGGTCCTTGTCGCCGGGAACCTCGGTGCCCGCGGCATGACCATGACCAAGACCAACCCGAGATTTGACCAGCCGGAACTCTGGGTTCTCGGTTCGGTCGGCGATTACTTTGCCGAGTTCATGGCCGGCGGAACCGCCGTGGTCTGCGGTTACGAAGCTCAGAACCCCGCAAACGTTCTGGGATTCCGTCCCTGTGTCGGCATGGTCGGCGGACGTATTTTCGTGCGTGGACCCCACGGTGAATTTTCCACTGCGGACTCAATCCTTGAGCCCATCAGCGATGCCGACTGGGAATGGCTGACAACCAACCTCAAGGAAAATCTGGCCAGAATCGGGCGGCCCGAGGTTTACGATGCCATTACCGAAAGAAAGGAATGGCAGCTTATCCGCGCCAAGACTCCTTTTGAAAAGACCGGGCGTAAACGCCGTTCCATGGCCGATTTCCGCAGCCAGGTATGGGATGAGGAACTCGGACGCGGCGGTCTTATCGGAGATCTGACCGATCTTGATCGTTCGCCGATCCCCCTGATCACTACCGGCGAACTGCGCAGGTTTGTACCTGTCTGGGAAAACCGCAAATATCAGGCTCCATGTCAGTCCTCCTGCCCCACCGGAATGCCCGTGCAGAAGCGCTGGCAGATGGTCCGTGACGGTCTTGTGGACGAGGCAGTGGACCTTGCTCTTGCATACACTCCTTTCCCTGCTACTGTCTGCGGATATCTCTGCCCCAACCTGTGTATGACAGGCTGTACCCGCGGCGTTAAGGACATGCTTTCCGTGGATATCACCAAGCTCGGACGTGCCGGCGTGAAAAGCCCGGTTCCCGAACTGCCGCCCCTTTCCGGCAAAAAAGTTGCCGTTATAGGCGGTGGTGCCGCAGGGATATCCGTTGCATGGCAGATCAGACGCAAAGGCCACGAAGCCGTGGTTTACGATATGGCCGAGAAACTGGGCGGCAAGATTTCTTCCGCCATTCCTTCAAGCCGTATCCCCAAGGAAGTACTCGACGCAGAGCTTGATCGTGTAGCCAAGGTTATTCCGCATGTGCACCTGCAGAAAAAACTTACTGCCGATGATTTTGCCGAACTCAGGGAAAACAATGATGCCGTTGTGCTGGCCATCGGTGCCCAGAAGCCGCGCATCATCCCTCTGCCCGGCCATGAACGCATAGTTCCTGCTCTGGACTTTCTCAAGGGAGCCATGAAGGGAACCGCAAAGGTCGGAGAACGTGTAGTTATCATCGGGGCCGGTAACGTCGGCTGCGACGTAGCTACTGAGTGTTCCCGTCTGGGAGCCAAGGATATCCTGCTTATCGATATCCAGGAACCGGCTTCTTTCGGAAAGGAAAGAAAAGAGGCCGAGGAAGCCGGAGCCAAATTCCGGTATCCCTGCTTCACTCAGGAAATCACCGCAGAAGGTGTTGTGCTCAAGAGTGGGGAAGTTCTTCCCGCAGATACGGTCATCATGTCCATCGGTGACACCCCGGATATTGATTTTCTGCCGGATACCATCGCTCTTGACCGCGGACATATTGTTGTCAACGAAGACTACCAGACCACCGAGCCCGGTGTGTACGCCATCGGGGACGCTGTTCGCCCCGGCCTGCTGACCCATGCCATCGGTCATGGTCGCCATGCTGCGGAGACTATGGATGAGATCTTCACCGGTAAGCGTCCTCCCGCAGAGCCCAAGGAAGTTATCGACTACCAGAGGATGACCCTTGAGTATTTCGATCCCCGCCTGACCGAGTTCAAGGATGTTCAGGAATGCGCGCAGGAATGTTCTTCCTGCGGTTCCTGCCGCGACTGCGGATTGTGCGAAACAGTATGTCCTCAGGCAGCTATTTCCCGCAAGGCACTGGAAGGCAAGGATTTTGAAATGGCCTGCAATCCGGACAAATGTATCGGCTGCGGTTTCTGCGCCAATGTATGCCCCTGCGGAATCTGGAACCTTGTAGAAAACAGCCCGATGGGTTAA